In Halorhabdus tiamatea SARL4B, a genomic segment contains:
- a CDS encoding 50S ribosomal protein L32e produces MADEEPTELTEVSGIGEETAGALRESGFETIEDLREADEDALTDVAGIGNALAARIKADVGGVEVEETGDADIEESESSADDADADEDEADADDASSYDDLTDISGVGKGTAENLRDAGFETVEDVARAEQSDLTEVEGIGNALAARIQADVGELDVSEAETAEVEEAGEAAEEEAAETELQARGHAAKTPELSDEAARLLVQRRREGKPQFNRQDHHKKKRVKTSWRRPRGGLSKQRRGVKGKGDTVEAGFRTPKAIRGLHPSGFEEVRVHNVDDLEGVDGDSQAVRIASKVGARKRERIEERAESEGVRVLNPTYVEVEVNDD; encoded by the coding sequence ATGGCCGACGAGGAACCGACGGAACTGACAGAAGTCAGCGGAATCGGCGAGGAGACGGCCGGAGCCCTGCGAGAGAGTGGCTTCGAGACGATCGAGGACCTGCGTGAAGCCGACGAGGACGCCCTCACCGACGTGGCGGGCATCGGCAACGCGCTGGCCGCTCGCATCAAGGCCGACGTCGGCGGCGTCGAGGTCGAGGAGACCGGGGACGCCGACATCGAAGAGAGCGAGTCGTCGGCTGACGACGCGGATGCTGACGAGGACGAGGCAGACGCAGACGACGCCTCGTCCTACGACGACCTCACGGACATCAGCGGCGTCGGCAAGGGGACGGCCGAGAACCTCCGCGATGCCGGCTTCGAGACGGTCGAGGACGTCGCTCGCGCCGAGCAGTCCGACCTGACCGAGGTCGAGGGCATCGGCAACGCGCTGGCCGCTCGGATTCAGGCGGACGTCGGCGAACTCGACGTCTCGGAAGCCGAGACGGCCGAGGTCGAGGAAGCCGGTGAAGCGGCCGAGGAAGAAGCGGCCGAAACCGAACTGCAGGCGCGCGGTCACGCCGCAAAGACGCCCGAACTGAGCGACGAGGCGGCACGCCTGCTCGTCCAGCGCCGACGCGAGGGCAAACCCCAGTTCAACCGGCAGGACCACCACAAGAAAAAGCGCGTGAAGACGTCCTGGCGACGCCCGCGCGGCGGCCTCTCGAAGCAGCGCCGCGGCGTCAAGGGCAAAGGCGACACCGTCGAGGCCGGATTCCGGACCCCGAAAGCGATTCGGGGCCTGCATCCATCTGGCTTCGAGGAAGTTCGCGTCCACAACGTCGACGATCTCGAGGGCGTGGACGGCGACTCCCAGGCGGTACGGATCGCCTCGAAAGTCGGTGCGCGCAAACGCGAGCGTATCGAGGAACGAGCCGAGAGCGAGGGGGTTCGCGTCCTCAACCCCACCTACGTCGAAGTCGAGGTGAACGATGACTGA
- a CDS encoding 50S ribosomal protein L6, protein MPRTELQLPEDASAEMDHLELTVEGPEGSVTRRLWYPDITVEVTDDAVVIESAEDDAKTMSTIGTFESHVQNMFHGVTEGWEYEMEVFYSHFPMQVRAEDSEIVIENFLGERAPRTTPVHGDTEVEIDEELITLRGPSIEDVGQTAADIEQLTRVPGKDVRVFQDGVYITEKPNRGEA, encoded by the coding sequence ATGCCACGAACAGAACTACAGCTACCGGAAGACGCGAGCGCCGAGATGGACCATCTCGAGCTCACCGTCGAAGGGCCCGAAGGCAGCGTCACGCGCCGGTTGTGGTATCCGGACATCACCGTCGAGGTGACCGACGACGCCGTCGTCATCGAGTCCGCGGAGGACGATGCGAAGACGATGTCGACGATCGGGACCTTCGAGAGCCACGTGCAGAACATGTTCCACGGCGTCACCGAGGGCTGGGAGTACGAGATGGAAGTCTTCTACTCTCACTTCCCCATGCAGGTGCGCGCCGAGGATAGCGAGATCGTCATCGAGAACTTCCTCGGCGAGCGAGCGCCGCGGACGACCCCGGTCCACGGGGACACCGAGGTCGAGATCGACGAGGAACTCATCACGCTGCGCGGGCCAAGTATCGAGGACGTCGGCCAGACGGCGGCCGACATCGAGCAACTCACCCGTGTCCCGGGCAAGGACGTCCGGGTCTTCCAGGACGGCGTCTACATCACGGAAAAGCCGAACCGAGGTGAGGCCTGA